A region from the Sorex araneus isolate mSorAra2 chromosome 6, mSorAra2.pri, whole genome shotgun sequence genome encodes:
- the LARGE2 gene encoding xylosyl- and glucuronyltransferase LARGE2, with the protein MLPRGRPRALGAAALLLLLIGFFLFARDLDGERRAGRPGGGTPPSLPGALTPRVPVPDGRPRGASTLEDADRPPAPHNLSDAAPLPPKCELLHVAMVCAGHSSSRDVVTLVKSVLFYRKNPLHLHLVTDTVARNILETYFRTWMVPAVQISFYNADELKPQVSWIPNKHYSGLYGLMKLVLPGVLPPDLARVIVLDTDVTFASDIAELWALFAHFSDEQAIGLVENQSDWYLGNLWRNHRPWPALGRGFNTGVILLRLDRLRQAGWEQAWKQTATRELRTLLATSLADQDVFNTVIKERPGLVRPLPCVWNVQLSDHTLAERCYSQAPDLKVIHWNSPKKLRVQHKHVDFFRKLHLTFLGYDGNLLRRELLGCPSPLPPGALQLQQALAQLDEEDPCFEFRLQQLTVPRVHLTFLPHEPPPARPHDVTLVAQLSIDRLQMLETLCRHWPGPMSLALYLTDAEAQQFLHFVEASAVLSARRDVAYHVVYREGPLYPVNHLRNVALAQALTPYVFLSDIDFLPAFSLYDHLRTSIEQLELGSRRKAALVVPAFETLHYRFSFPSSKAELLALLDAGALYTFRFHEWPRGHAPTDYARWREAQAPYRVQWAADYEPYVVVPRDCPRYDPRFVGFGWNKVAHVMELDAQEYELLVLPEAFTIHLPHTPSLDISRFRSSSTYRACLQALKDEFHQDLSRHYGAAALKYLTALQRPRGPT; encoded by the exons ATGCTGCCCCGAGGGCGGCCCCGGGCTCTGGGAGCCgccgcgctgctgctgctgctcatcGGATTCTTCCTGTTCGCCCGCGACCTGGACGGTGAGCGGCGAGCGGGGCGGCCAGGTGGGGGGACCCCGCCGAGCCTCCCCGGGGCGCTGACGCCACGTGTCCCCGTTCCAGATGGGCGGCCACGGGGAGCCTCTACCCTCGAGGACGCAGATCGGCCGCCCGCGCCCCACAACCTCTCCGACGCCGCCCCGCTGCCGCCCAAATGTGAG CTCCTGCACGTGGCCATGGTGTGTGCGGGTCACAGCTCCAGCCGGGATGTGGTCACGCTGGTCAAGTCCGTGCTCTTTTACAG gaagAACCCTCTGCACCTGCACCTGGTGACCGACACTGTGGCCAGAAACATCCTGGAGACGTACTTCCGCACGTGGATGGTGCCCGCCGTCCAGATCAGCTTCTACAACGCGGATGAGCTCAAG CCGCAGGTGTCTTGGATCCCCAACAAGCACTACTCGGGCCTCTATGGGCTGATGAAGCTCGTGCTGCCCGGCGTCCTGCCCCCCGACCTGGCCCGAGTCATTGTCCTGGACACAGACGTCACCTTCGCCTCCGACATAGCCGAGCTCTGGGCGCTCTTCGCCCACTTTTCTG aTGAGCAGGCCATTGGTCTCGTGGAGAATCAGAGCGACTGGTACCTGGGCAACCTCTGGAGGAACCACAGGCCCTGGCCAGCTCTGGGCCGGGGATTCAACACAG gcgtgatcctcCTGCGACTGGACCGCCTACGGCAGGCCGGCTGGGAGCAAGCGTGGAAGCAGACGGCCACGCGGGAGCTCCGCACCCTGCTCGCCACCTCGCTGGCCGACCAG GATGTGTTCAACACCGTCATCAAGGAGCGCCCCGGGCTGGTGCGGCCCCTGCCTTGCGTGTGGAACGTGCAACTATCCGACCACACGCTGGCCGAGCGGTGCTACTCGCAGGCGCCTGACCTCAag GTGATCCACTGGAACTCCCCGAAGAAGCTGCGCGTCCAGCACAAGCACGTGGACTTCTTCCGCAAGCTGCACCTCACCTTCCTGGGCTACGACGGGAACCTGCTGCGGAGAGAGCTCCTGGGGTGCCCCAGCCCGCTGCCCCCTGGGGCCCTGCAG CTGCAGCAGGCGCTGGCCCAGCTCGACGAGGAGGACCCCTGTTTCGAATTCCGACTACAACAGCTCACGGTGCCCCGAGTGCACCTCACCTTCCTGCCCCAcgagcccccgcccgcccggccccatgATGTCACCCTGGTGGCCCAGCTCTCCATAGACCG GCTGCAGATGCTGGAGACTCTGTGCAGGCACTGGCCGGGCCCCATGAGCCTGGCCTTGTACCTGACGGACGCGGAGGCCCAGCAGTTCCTGCACTTCGTGGAGGCCTCGGCTGTGCTGTCTGCCCGGCGCGATGTGGCCTACCATGTGGTGTACCGGGAGGGACCCCTGTACCCCGTCAACCACCTTCGCAACGTGGCCTTGGCCCAGGCGCTCACGCCCTACGTCTTCCTCAGTGACATCGACTTCCTGCCCGCCTTCTCCCTCTACGACCACCTCAG GACGTCCATCGAGCAGCTGGAGCTGGGCAGCCGGCGGAAGGCGGCCCTGGTGGTGCCAGCCTTCGAGACCCTTCACTACCGCTTCAGTTTCCCCAGTTCCAAGGCCGAGCTCTTGGCCCTGCTGGACGCCGGAGCGCTCTATACCTTCAG GTTCCATGAGTGGCCCCGGGGCCACGCGCCCACGGACTATGCCCGCTGGCGGGAGGCGCAGGCCCCGTACCGTGTGCAGTGGGCCGCCGACTATGAGCCCTACGTGGTGGTGCCACGGGACTGTCCCCGCTACGACCCCCGCTTCGTGGGCTTCGGCTGGAACAAGGTGGCCCACGTCATGGAGCTGGACGCTCAG